In the genome of Meles meles chromosome 2, mMelMel3.1 paternal haplotype, whole genome shotgun sequence, one region contains:
- the CLDN23 gene encoding claudin-23 — protein sequence MRTPVVMTLGMVLAPCGLLLNLTATLAPGWRLVKGFLNQPVDVELYQGLWDMCREQSSRERQCNQPDLWGYFDAEPVRVARALMVTSLATTALGLLLASLGVRCWQEEPRFALAGLSGAVLFAAGLLSLIPVSWYNHSLADRRVLPADDSPVTLHVSYSLVLGYLGSCLLLLGGFSLALSFAPWCEERCRRRRKKPAGGPRRPSISTVQVDWPEPALPPAIKYYSDGQHRPPPANPSAARQPKAGFPMPRPQPAAYSNRIDVLHGEDARSPRDSLGSTRSCQASLPCDSDL from the coding sequence ATGCGGACGCCGGTGGTGATGACGCTGGGCATGGTGCTCGCGCCCTGCGGGCTGCTGCTCAACCTGACGGCCACGCTGGCGCCCGGCTGGCGGCTGGTGAAGGGCTTCCTCAACCAGCCGGTGGACGTGGAGCTGTACCAGGGCCTGTGGGACATGTGCCGCGAGCAGAGCAGCCGCGAGCGCCAGTGCAACCAGCCGGACCTGTGGGGCTACTTCGACGCCGAGCCGGTGCGCGTGGCGCGGGCCCTCATGGTCACGTCGCTGGCCACCACGGCCCTGGGGCTGCTGCTGGCGTCGCTGGGCGTGCGCTGCTGGCAGGAGGAGCCGCGCTTCGCGCTGGCCGGCCTCTCGGGCGCGGTGCTCTTCGCCGCCGGCCTGCTCAGCCTCATCCCGGTCTCCTGGTACAACCACTCCTTGGCGGACCGCAGGGTCCTGCCCGCCGACGACAGCCCGGTCACGCTGCACGTCAGCTACAGCCTGGTGCTGGGCTACCTGGGcagctgcctgctgctgctgggcGGCTTCTCGCTGGCGCTCAGCTTCGCGCCCTGGTGCGAGGagcgctgccgccgccgccgcaagAAGCCCGCGGGCGGCCCGCGCCGGCCCAGCATCAGCACGGTGCAGGTCGACTGGCCGGAGCCCGCGCTGCCGCCCGCCATCAAGTACTACAGCGACGGCCAGCACCGGCCGCCGCCGGCCAACCCCAGCGCCGCCCGCCAGCCCAAGGCCGGCTTCCCCATGCCGCGGCCGCAGCCCGCCGCCTACAGCAACCGGATAGACGTGCTCCACGGGGAGGACGCCCGCTCCCCCCGCGACTCCTTGGGCAGCACCCGGTCCTGCCAGGCCTCGCTGCCCTGCGACTCCGACCTGTAG